gtttttctctttaCTCATTAATAGGTAAGCGAAGAAGTGGAGCGTGCTTTGGCTAAGTTAGGCCCTGCGAGAGTTAATGGAAGGTGGAAAGAAttatttatgatattttttaatgaacGGAATAATTTTCTTTATTGTATATGTTGTGGGTGTATGTCCAGTgattctatctctctctctctctccctccctcttccAATTAGAAACCAAATCTTTTAAACAGTCCGAAATAATGGGAAGACCTGTAGTCCATCTGATGCCAACACCACCATATTTTTAAGAAGCAATGTAACacatcaagaaaagaaaagagcagTCATAAACAGAACTTTTCTTCTAATCACTAAGAAAAATAGGTTTACAGGATTGATTATCCCTAATTCTTTAAGCATTTATCTATTTTTCTATAGTAGTTCAGTTGTCTACTTAATTGATTGGTTCGTATTTGTATGAATCATGTGTGGAGATTTGAATGACAATCTAATGCCTTCCTTTCATAGACCCGTAAGAGGTATTCTCTGAAGTGTGACCTTGTTCTGTCGAGTTTTGCTTACAGCGGTTGACCAATGATGAAGATGTGTATGAGTCTTAAAATTAGTTTACTTGCTACATATTTGTGGTCATATTTTACGTTTGGGAATTGTTCTGGATAAGATATTTGTTGGGTAGGAATTTGTGTGCTTCTATATGATACACAAAACTGTCACAGAGGCTGAAAGCTATTAGATTTACCAAAGATTTCTCATTTTCCATTCCATAAGTATGATGTTCAGAGAATGAGGTTGCTTTTGTTATATGGACTTTTCTAGATTTGTAATCATATATAATTCCTTAACAAATATTTATTGGGGAAAAAAATAACAGAAATGACAGGTGTTTTTTGTGTAAGATCTTTCATTTTGATGTTCTCTGATATTAGAAATATAACCACCATGAACTttcttagcaaaataaaaatgttCAAACCATGACCGATAGTCAACACGTAGTGGTAAAATGGTTTCTGCTATTTGACATTTCAGGTCTTCCCCAAAACGAATTGAAGGTCCAAATGGCCAAAACTTGCAACTAGAGTTTAAGTCCAATTTGGCTCTTCCGATATTCACAGGAGGGAAAGTTGAAGGCGAGCAGGGTGCTGCAATTCATGTTGTTTTGGTTGATACAAACACTGGCCGAGTTGTAACATCTGGACCTGAATCCTCTGTAAAACTAGATATTGTTGTGCTTGAAGGTGATTTCAACAATGAAGATGATGAAGGCTGGACTCAAGAAGAATTTGATACCCATGTGGTGAAAGAGCGTGAAGGAAAGAGACCTCTATTGACCGGGGACCTGCAACTGACCCTCAAAGAAGGGGTGGGAACTCTAGGGGATCTGACCTTCACAGATAACTCAAGTTGGATACGAAGCAGGAAGTTCAGACTTGGATTGAAAGTAGCTTCGGGATTTTGTGAGGGCATGCACATACGCGAAGCTAAAACAGAAGCTTTTACTGTTAAAGATCACAGAGGGGAATGTAGGTTCACGCTCCAGactatattaattttttgtccTAACCGTGCTAGTGCACTGTTGGTGAtttgctttttcctttgatcttGCCAGTGTACAAGAAACACTACCCACCGGCATTAAATGATGAAGTATGGAGATTGGAGAAGATTGGCAAGGATGGGGCATTCCATAAGAGGTTAAACAAAGCAGGAATATTCACAGTTGAAGAGTTTCTTCAGCTTGTCGTCCAAGATTCTCAAAAACTACGGAATGTAAGTGCAGGACTTGGTTTGAGTTGTAAAAACACTCgcaaaaacacaaatattttTGTACCTTATAGGTGTTTATGTTTTGCTCTTGTTTATAGATCCTTGGAAGTGGAATGTCAAACAAGATGTGGGAGGCTCTTTTAGAACATGCAAAGACTTGTGTCTTGAGTGGGAAGCTTTATGTTTATTATACTGAAGATACAAGAAATGTTGGTGTTGTTTTTAACAACATCTATGAGCTGAGTGGCCTCATCACTGGGGAGCAGTTTCACTCTGCTGATGCTCTTTCTGACAGCCAGAAGGTGAATATTACCTTATTTTTTCTTGGAAATATGGTCTCACTATATTATTACTAGGTGGTCAATCGTTTTGTTCTTTTGGATTACATATTTCAAAATCAAGTTTCCCTGTCTGACAAGGATTTTATATTTGACACGTAtttcatacatttttttttctcgaaGAGTTGAAAATGATATCATCACCAAGGAGCATTAGCATGAGGGAGATGAATTTTTCTGATAATTCAAGTTTAAAGGATGTGCTTTTTTAAGTGCTATGGTTCTTTGTTCTCTTTGTGATCTTTTGTTATACTCGTAAAAGTATGGAAGTTATGAAGAGGTCCCTGTAATTACAATGTTTTCGAACTAGTTATGTACTTTCTGTTGCTGACTGAAAAATGGTGTTACTTCTAAAGTCATGGGCAGTTGAAAGTCCTAGAGTTCTAGATGCtatattcatttttaatcttttatggTCAATAATTGACAATGGAAAGgtcaaatacaaaaaaaaatttgtataaTGCTTATGTTTGTGCAGGTCTACGTAGATGCGCTGGTGAAGAAAGCATATGACAACTGGGATCAAGTTATTCAGTATGATGGCAAGTCACTTCTAAACTTCAAGCAGAGTAAGAGGCCAGCTGCACCCCGAACTGAATTTCAAATGGGCCCAATCAATTACCCTGAAGCTTCTGATCAACTGCAACTACATCGAATGTCAAATTCAGTTCACTCAGAGCAGCCTCCATTGGATCCGGCCCTACCAATTGGAGGTAAGCATTGTGCCTGCATGAGCATTGAACCTTTGTTTTTTTGGTGGGGAGAGGGAGTAATCCCATCCACTCATGGTTGGCCTTATAAAATTTATTTGTGGAAGTAATTATTCAGTCAGAAAAAGAATAAGTAATCAATAAAAATAAGATAAGCTAAAACAGTGTAGGTGTCAAGTGTCCTTTGCTTGTGTGGAATATAACTTCAGGCGAAATATGAAAGTGTAGGATTTATAAATAGTGCTACAGAACAGAACCTGGAAAATCCTGAAGATATGGGATGTCAAATCCTCCAATAATGAGGACAAAATTCATTACACTTGCCTGACTACTCATTAGCAACTTGAGTAGTTCACTTTGGTCACTAAAATATGATTGAGTGATTTATAGGACaacctttattatttctcaactATGACATAGGATCTACAGCTACTTTTAAAATTTGTTAACTTTATACATAGTATTCTTACAAACACCTTAGCGGTCAAAGCCGTAGAGTTTTAGAAGTGCCAGTCTATATAACTACGTAAAACTTGTATGTCTAAGACCCATATCAGTGGAGTTATAATTTACATTACAAAACCGAGCCTAAGCTCGTAATAAAAAATGCCATTGGAATGTAAGTGAACTTTTTGGTCGCACACTTACACCATATATTCTTTACACTAGTCGAATTTTTATGGAAATGCCTTGCACTTAATTTTTCCCTAAAGTAGAGCATCTGTTGTTTTCTGTCTGAAACCTTTCTTTCCCTCCTTTGCTATTCAAATTGTCCATACATATTACACCCacccacacacccacacacccacacccacacccaTACCCCCCCATATGCGCTATTCAAATTGACCATAAGTAATAGATGCCAAGGCTGACACACACACGCTTTCCTTCTGTTGCTATTCAAATTGTCCATACGTAATAGCTGCTAAGGCTGACACACCCGCCTGCGCACACGTGCCCACAACACACACCACACCACCCCACCCCCCACACAACGCACGTGTATGCACACAATGCATGTATTGGCATATCCCACCATCACATGAAGACGATAGCCAGAGTCACGTGTATGCCCACAATGCATGTATTGACATATGCTGCCGTCGCATGAAGACGATAGCTGGACTGGATCCTTATTATGATTATATTTtggcttattttttttattatggtcCTCCTCAGGGTATAATGACAGTCTATCAACAAGATACTTGACCCAGCCACTTGTAAATTCCAATTCTCATACCCAGTTTGATGGCGCCGGATTTGCATTGGATGACCAATTGGTCAGCAATTCTCATCAGGTACAAAGCACAAGAAATGACCACAATGCTGTTGGTTTGGCTCGTGGTCCTCCACAATCATCTACATCAGGATTTCAGACTATCAATCCTGCTCAGACATCCACTCTTAATCCTATAGATGACTGGACAACCAACCGAGATTTCTTTTCAGAGGACGAGATTCGCATTAGGAGTCATGAGATGCTTGAAAATGAGGATATGCAGCACTTGCTTAGAATCTTAAGTATGGGAGGAGGCCATGGCTCCATTGATGTGCCCGATGATGGGTTTTCATTCCCCTCATATATGCCCTCACCGATGCCCAACTTTGAGGAAGATCGCACCCGTCCTGGAAAAGCTGTTGTGGGGTGGCTGAAAATTAAGGCAGCAATGAGATGGGGTTtctttgtgaggaagaaagctGCTGAGAGACGGGCACAGATTGTGGAGATAGAGGATGAATAGAAGCCCATTCAAAGGTAATACAAGGTTCTTGCTGTGATGTTGTTCCAAGGAGTTTGGGCATTATTCCGCAAGTTAAACTTTTAATCAGTGCCAGCAACAACTTGAGGTTTTAGGACTGATTGAAGATGTCGGTTTTAGAAGTCTTGATAAATGACTGACATTTGTGGATATCTATTCTTGTACAGTTGCTGTACAGTAAGACCTCTGTTTATTTGTCTTACTCGTGAAGATTTCTCCCATCACTCTGCGAATGACAGAGGGCCCTGGTTTCTAA
The nucleotide sequence above comes from Malus sylvestris chromosome 16, drMalSylv7.2, whole genome shotgun sequence. Encoded proteins:
- the LOC126607931 gene encoding calmodulin-binding protein 60 B-like codes for the protein MHTRLMERTNSMRGKRPMEGGEEEQAERKRPALASVIIEALKVDSLQKLCSSLEPILRRVVSEEVERALAKLGPARVNGRSSPKRIEGPNGQNLQLEFKSNLALPIFTGGKVEGEQGAAIHVVLVDTNTGRVVTSGPESSVKLDIVVLEGDFNNEDDEGWTQEEFDTHVVKEREGKRPLLTGDLQLTLKEGVGTLGDLTFTDNSSWIRSRKFRLGLKVASGFCEGMHIREAKTEAFTVKDHRGELYKKHYPPALNDEVWRLEKIGKDGAFHKRLNKAGIFTVEEFLQLVVQDSQKLRNILGSGMSNKMWEALLEHAKTCVLSGKLYVYYTEDTRNVGVVFNNIYELSGLITGEQFHSADALSDSQKVYVDALVKKAYDNWDQVIQYDGKSLLNFKQSKRPAAPRTEFQMGPINYPEASDQLQLHRMSNSVHSEQPPLDPALPIGGYNDSLSTRYLTQPLVNSNSHTQFDGAGFALDDQLVSNSHQVQSTRNDHNAVGLARGPPQSSTSGFQTINPAQTSTLNPIDDWTTNRDFFSEDEIRIRSHEMLENEDMQHLLRILSMGGGHGSIDVPDDGFSFPSYMPSPMPNFEEDRTRPGKAVVGWLKIKAAMRWGFFVRKKAAERRAQIVEIEDE